A portion of the Algimonas porphyrae genome contains these proteins:
- the edd gene encoding phosphogluconate dehydratase, with protein sequence MIVRDEIQAVTDRIAKRSEKTRAAYLSACRANMRPGPRRKRLSEGNLAHATAACPVLEKTELLGARWPNVGIVTAYNDMLSAHQPFDRFPEIIKTAARQNGATAQVAGGVPAMCDGVTQGQDGMELSLFSRDVIAAGTAIALSHDCFDSVIHLGVCDKIVPGLIIAALRYGYLPQIFAPAGPMPSGIPNPEKARVRQLFAAGEVGRDELLAAEAASYHAPGTCTFYGTANTNQMLMEIMGMQLPGSSFIHPNTPMRDAMTIQTTRRAIEITNMTDAFTPACDVIDERAIVNGLVGLMATGGSTNLTIHLSAIARSAGILINWDDYADVSHIVPLITRVYPNGVSDVNHFHAAGGMAYLIGELIDNGFVHADVTTVAGGEGLVEYTREPILVAEESDIPVSYRAGPTESLDTDVLTSVSEPFRPDGGLALISGNLGRGVMKVSAVKRENWLVEAAAIVIDDQNELIAMHKAGELERDFVAVLRFQGPRANGMPELHKLTPILGLQQDKGFRVALVTDGRMSGASGKVPAAIHLHPEALLGGPLSRVETGDIVRLDPANGMLDVLGADLDARQPAIARLADNLSGLGMNMFAPQRAIASDAESGASTLGDMAFMVQD encoded by the coding sequence ATGATTGTCAGAGACGAAATTCAGGCTGTGACAGACCGCATTGCAAAGCGATCGGAAAAAACGCGCGCCGCCTATCTGTCGGCCTGTCGCGCAAATATGCGCCCCGGGCCACGACGCAAACGCCTCAGCGAGGGAAATCTGGCGCATGCGACGGCGGCCTGTCCGGTTCTGGAAAAGACGGAACTGCTAGGGGCTCGCTGGCCGAATGTCGGGATCGTGACGGCCTATAATGACATGTTGTCCGCGCATCAGCCTTTCGATCGCTTTCCCGAGATCATTAAGACCGCGGCCCGCCAGAACGGTGCGACGGCGCAAGTCGCCGGTGGCGTACCGGCCATGTGCGATGGGGTGACGCAGGGGCAGGACGGTATGGAACTGTCGCTCTTTTCGCGTGATGTCATCGCCGCAGGCACGGCGATCGCTCTGAGCCATGATTGCTTTGATTCGGTGATCCATCTGGGTGTCTGTGACAAAATCGTGCCGGGCCTGATCATCGCAGCCCTGCGCTATGGCTATCTGCCGCAGATTTTTGCGCCAGCCGGTCCAATGCCCTCCGGCATTCCGAATCCTGAAAAGGCCCGTGTCAGACAGCTTTTTGCAGCCGGTGAAGTAGGACGGGACGAATTGCTCGCGGCTGAAGCGGCAAGCTATCACGCGCCCGGGACCTGCACGTTTTACGGCACGGCCAACACCAATCAGATGCTGATGGAAATCATGGGGATGCAGCTGCCCGGCAGTTCCTTCATCCATCCGAACACGCCTATGCGTGATGCGATGACGATCCAGACAACTCGCCGGGCCATCGAAATCACAAATATGACGGATGCGTTCACACCCGCTTGTGATGTGATCGATGAGCGCGCCATTGTGAACGGGCTTGTTGGTCTCATGGCCACAGGTGGTTCGACCAATCTCACCATTCATCTGTCGGCGATCGCCCGCAGTGCCGGGATTCTCATCAACTGGGATGATTATGCCGACGTCTCACATATTGTGCCGCTGATAACCCGCGTCTATCCGAACGGTGTTTCGGACGTGAACCATTTCCACGCTGCCGGTGGGATGGCTTATCTGATCGGCGAACTGATCGACAACGGCTTTGTCCATGCCGATGTGACCACAGTGGCCGGCGGCGAGGGGCTGGTCGAATATACGCGTGAGCCCATTCTCGTAGCCGAAGAATCCGACATTCCGGTTTCTTATCGCGCAGGCCCGACCGAAAGTCTCGACACCGATGTTCTGACATCTGTGTCAGAACCGTTCCGCCCTGATGGCGGGTTGGCGCTGATATCCGGTAATCTCGGCCGCGGCGTGATGAAAGTCTCAGCGGTCAAACGCGAAAACTGGCTGGTTGAAGCTGCCGCGATCGTCATCGATGATCAAAACGAGCTGATCGCCATGCACAAGGCGGGCGAGCTCGAACGCGACTTCGTCGCCGTGCTGCGCTTTCAAGGGCCGCGCGCTAACGGAATGCCGGAACTGCACAAACTGACGCCCATTCTCGGTTTGCAGCAGGATAAAGGGTTTCGCGTGGCACTGGTCACAGACGGGCGCATGTCCGGTGCATCAGGCAAGGTTCCGGCGGCAATCCATCTTCATCCTGAAGCGCTTCTGGGCGGGCCGCTTTCGCGCGTCGAGACCGGCGACATCGTCCGGCTCGATCCAGCCAATGGCATGCTTGATGTGCTAGGCGCGGATCTGGACGCGCGACAGCCGGCGATCGCCAGACTGGCCGATAATCTGTCTGGTCTGGGCATGAATATGTTCGCACCGCAGCGCGCCATCGCGTCCGATGCCGAAAGCGGAGCATCGACTTTGGGCGATATGGCGTTCATGGTGCAGGACTAA
- a CDS encoding glucokinase codes for MDQILVGDVGGTNVRFALAHRTSQGTIELHHSERFAVKEFTHFKDAVTAYLSGIDGAPKEASFAFAGPKFDDEIRMTNVDWIVAEDDLVATFGFDRAVVQNDFVAMANGATVIPDYGFQTIIPGKVNYAMPVAVLGPGTGLGLSSILPGRPPRIVPTEGGHSAFAPQSDLEIDILNYWRAERGYVSAEALISGPGLHRIYTALCHIRDEPVICTKADEIVAAGQANPSSLARLCVRSFCDMLGTFAGNACVTLGASGGVVLGGGVSRHIAPFIPESDFVARFKGRGHGSWFVETVPVRLIQAQFVPLYGAAATLLR; via the coding sequence GTGGATCAGATATTGGTCGGAGATGTCGGCGGGACGAATGTGCGTTTCGCGCTGGCCCACCGCACATCGCAGGGCACCATCGAGCTACATCATTCCGAACGCTTTGCCGTGAAGGAATTTACGCATTTCAAGGATGCGGTAACGGCCTATCTGAGCGGTATTGACGGTGCGCCGAAGGAAGCCTCCTTCGCCTTTGCCGGGCCAAAATTCGATGATGAAATCCGGATGACGAACGTCGATTGGATCGTCGCCGAAGATGATCTGGTCGCGACATTCGGCTTCGACAGGGCCGTGGTTCAGAACGACTTTGTTGCCATGGCTAACGGCGCGACCGTTATCCCTGATTACGGCTTTCAGACGATCATTCCCGGCAAGGTCAATTATGCCATGCCTGTCGCGGTTCTAGGACCCGGGACCGGATTGGGGTTGTCCAGCATTCTGCCAGGCCGTCCGCCGCGTATTGTTCCGACGGAAGGCGGTCACAGCGCCTTTGCGCCGCAATCCGATCTGGAGATTGATATTCTGAACTACTGGAGGGCGGAGCGCGGGTATGTGTCAGCGGAAGCGCTGATCAGCGGTCCGGGCCTGCACCGCATCTACACGGCCCTGTGCCACATACGCGACGAGCCAGTTATCTGTACCAAGGCTGACGAAATCGTGGCTGCAGGGCAGGCCAACCCATCGTCGCTGGCACGCCTCTGCGTTCGGAGCTTCTGCGACATGCTCGGCACATTTGCCGGCAATGCCTGCGTGACGCTGGGCGCCTCAGGCGGTGTTGTGCTGGGGGGCGGCGTATCGCGCCATATCGCACCTTTCATTCCGGAATCGGATTTCGTGGCGCGATTCAAGGGCAGGGGCCACGGGTCCTGGTTCGTCGAAACAGTACCCGTACGCCTGATACAGGCGCAATTCGTGCCTTTATACGGCGCAGCGGCAACCTTGCTGCGCTAG
- a CDS encoding DsbA family protein, whose product MSKAQIEEIVRDYLLENPEIIREALIALEVKQAEAELQNTRDAIADLSDQILRDPRDYAVGPRDAKVQLVEFFDYNCGFCKRSTDWMEETMAKYPDDVRVVFKELPVLTGPDGTSFIAARAALASARQGKYRKMHFALMGERSLTKARILQIAENNGIDVDQLERDMDDPAIERQIRDNLDLSDKIPALSGTPFFVVNGDFVSGANMPKLTEYLEAALEG is encoded by the coding sequence ATGTCAAAGGCCCAAATCGAAGAGATCGTCCGCGACTATCTTCTGGAAAATCCCGAAATCATTCGAGAGGCCCTGATCGCACTCGAAGTCAAGCAGGCCGAAGCCGAACTGCAGAACACGCGGGACGCGATTGCCGATCTCTCGGATCAAATCCTGCGCGATCCACGGGACTATGCGGTCGGTCCTAGAGACGCGAAAGTGCAGCTGGTCGAGTTTTTCGACTATAATTGTGGCTTCTGCAAACGCTCGACCGACTGGATGGAAGAGACCATGGCGAAATATCCGGATGATGTCCGGGTCGTCTTCAAGGAACTGCCGGTCCTGACGGGGCCTGACGGCACGTCCTTCATCGCCGCACGCGCGGCACTTGCTTCGGCACGCCAAGGCAAATACCGCAAGATGCATTTCGCTCTGATGGGCGAGCGTTCACTGACCAAAGCTCGCATACTGCAGATCGCCGAGAATAATGGGATCGATGTGGACCAGCTGGAACGCGATATGGACGATCCGGCGATCGAGCGGCAGATCCGCGACAATCTCGACCTCAGCGACAAGATCCCGGCCCTCAGCGGAACGCCATTCTTCGTGGTCAATGGTGACTTCGTATCAGGTGCGAATATGCCGAAACTAACAGAATATCTGGAAGCCGCGCTGGAAGGCTGA
- a CDS encoding M48 family metalloprotease — protein MNVSRAIVTSCLRLIGGMAVFAMLAAQAQAQGLLRDTEIEETLRDFSDPLLRVGGLNPQSVDIYLVNDPELNAFVTRGQNIFLHSGLIMRAKTPNELKGVIAHEAGHIVGGHIVRSDYGNRSAYGAMLLAAGVGLAAILAGEGGAGAAILGGAQQFGAVEALAYSRVNELAADQYAVTFLDQTGQSGQGLIDFFNNFRAQEVLSYARRYEYFRSHPLSADRIDKMRERVAESDYVDAVDPPEDLHRHEMMKAKLSGFLDAPQLVFNRFPSDDVSQPARYARSVAFFRAADMRNAIREIDTLIADEPKNPYFHELKAQILYESGQREAALPSAERALELKPDAMLLKVALAQSLLETRDDDQVERAVSLLKSALTQEPRYSYGWYLLSLAYAHQDDDALAKYASAERFYALGDLESARSFAGRAQQDLPRDIPQWRRASDIIVVAETQMDKRRRNQRRTRPLTNMSITSD, from the coding sequence ATGAACGTCAGCCGTGCCATTGTTACGTCCTGTCTCCGCCTTATCGGCGGAATGGCTGTTTTCGCCATGCTTGCCGCGCAGGCACAGGCGCAGGGACTGCTGCGCGATACGGAAATCGAAGAAACATTGCGCGATTTCTCCGACCCACTCCTGCGGGTGGGCGGTCTCAACCCCCAATCTGTCGATATCTATCTGGTCAATGACCCTGAGCTGAATGCCTTCGTGACGCGCGGGCAGAATATTTTCCTGCATAGCGGTCTGATCATGCGGGCCAAGACGCCCAACGAACTCAAGGGCGTCATCGCTCACGAGGCGGGCCACATCGTCGGCGGACATATTGTCCGCTCCGACTATGGCAACCGATCCGCTTATGGGGCCATGTTGCTGGCCGCAGGTGTCGGCCTGGCTGCCATTCTGGCGGGTGAAGGCGGGGCTGGCGCGGCCATTCTGGGCGGGGCACAGCAATTCGGTGCGGTCGAAGCGCTTGCCTATTCGCGCGTGAACGAATTGGCCGCCGATCAATATGCCGTGACGTTTCTGGACCAGACCGGACAATCCGGTCAGGGTCTGATCGATTTCTTCAATAATTTCCGCGCTCAGGAAGTCCTGTCATATGCGCGGCGCTACGAATATTTCCGCTCCCACCCGCTTTCTGCTGACCGGATCGACAAGATGCGCGAACGCGTTGCCGAAAGCGACTATGTCGACGCTGTCGATCCGCCCGAAGATCTTCACCGCCATGAAATGATGAAAGCCAAGCTGAGCGGCTTTCTCGATGCCCCGCAACTCGTCTTTAATCGCTTTCCGAGCGACGATGTAAGTCAGCCCGCGCGTTATGCACGGTCCGTCGCCTTCTTCCGGGCTGCGGATATGCGCAACGCTATTCGCGAGATCGATACGCTGATCGCCGACGAGCCCAAAAACCCATATTTCCACGAATTGAAGGCGCAAATTCTGTACGAATCCGGTCAGCGGGAAGCGGCTCTCCCATCGGCGGAACGTGCGCTGGAACTGAAACCCGACGCTATGCTGCTGAAAGTGGCACTGGCGCAATCCCTGCTCGAAACGCGCGACGATGATCAAGTCGAGCGCGCCGTCAGTTTGCTGAAGTCAGCTCTGACGCAGGAGCCCCGCTACTCCTATGGCTGGTATCTCCTGTCCCTCGCTTATGCGCATCAGGATGATGACGCACTGGCCAAATATGCGTCGGCTGAGCGCTTTTATGCGCTGGGTGATCTGGAATCGGCGCGATCGTTTGCCGGTCGGGCGCAGCAGGACCTGCCGCGCGACATCCCGCAATGGCGTCGGGCGTCGGACATTATTGTCGTCGCCGAGACGCAGATGGACAAGCGCCGCCGCAACCAGCGCCGGACCCGGCCGCTTACAAATATGTCGATCACGTCTGATTGA
- a CDS encoding Rne/Rng family ribonuclease: MTKRMLIDAAHPEETRVVIVDGSRVDELDFESRHKRQLRGNVYLAKVTRVEPSLQAAFIDYGGNRHGFLAFSEIHPDYYQIPYEDKLALQQEEEETAAEADDDDEVEEDENLDPDADDTSDENDAEVADEQVKVASQRRKQMRRRRYKIQEVIKRGQILLVQAVKEERGNKGAAMTTYLSLAGRYCVLMPNTPRGGGISRKIPSGTDRKRLKTIMDSLSVPQGMGVIVRTAGAKRTKAEITRDYSYLSRLWDEIRDTTLKSVAPALIHEEGNLVKRSIRDLYNKDIEEVLVQGEEAYKTAKAFIKMLMPSHAKFVKKYDDMIPLFLRFDVERQIENSLDATVQLKSGGYLVIHPTEALVSVDVNSGRSTKERNVERTALKTNLEAAEELARQMRLRDLAGLIVVDFIDMDETKNNKAVERKMKDVLSGDRARIQTSRISQFGLMEISRQRRRRSLLEGSTAVCKHCDGVGRKRTVESAALAAIRAVEEFAIRGKAKKIRLKCPPDVALYLLNEKRDLLTKVDENADVFTVVEHDDTLIRPAFTLEVAEKRSDGRKDPLKDIEKELREESKRSEKNQAKPKPDPDEDDEEADVAEETAETREDDEDSKPRRRRGRRGGRNRKRRSSSDDSRSKDDPDDQDSQEEADSDAESGSDAKSDRDDADTEKPKRRRRRRSPARNSDNDSSDESDKDEKPDADANDSDETKPTARRRSSTRRKAPSKSGADRSDSTDSDAAEKTVAFDQGASDTDTSKPSRRRRAPAKGGTAKAGTPSKTDTTDEDAPKPKRRRKAPTKTPAKTSVKVEAEDESDDKAETTQPKRRRAAPKRKAEISEETTEKPQPKRRAPAKSKAKPDTEQDDAKGNAKPVRRRKAPAKSTAKAPEKAPAKVDADASSDDKPKPRSRKVAPKKASTAKTASAPAEPKSERSAKSDDKDSANVKPARRRRAPARKPAVETAPVDRPSDPAPEPSPTPVAKDAASPARRRKAPPRRKRGLIDRLMGKE, from the coding sequence ATGACAAAACGTATGTTGATCGACGCCGCCCACCCGGAAGAAACACGGGTTGTGATCGTCGATGGAAGCCGCGTCGACGAACTTGATTTCGAAAGCCGCCACAAGCGGCAGTTGCGCGGCAATGTCTATCTTGCCAAGGTCACACGGGTCGAACCCAGCCTTCAGGCTGCCTTCATCGACTATGGCGGCAATCGCCACGGCTTCCTCGCCTTTTCCGAAATCCACCCGGATTATTACCAGATCCCCTATGAGGATAAGCTTGCCTTGCAGCAGGAAGAAGAAGAGACCGCTGCCGAGGCTGACGATGACGATGAGGTCGAAGAAGACGAAAATCTCGACCCCGATGCCGATGACACGTCGGACGAGAACGATGCCGAAGTCGCCGACGAACAGGTAAAAGTCGCAAGCCAGCGCCGCAAACAGATGCGACGCCGCCGTTACAAGATCCAGGAAGTCATCAAGCGCGGCCAGATTCTGCTGGTTCAGGCCGTCAAGGAAGAACGCGGCAACAAGGGCGCGGCGATGACGACCTATCTGTCGCTGGCAGGGCGTTACTGCGTGCTGATGCCGAACACGCCACGTGGTGGCGGCATCTCCCGCAAGATCCCCAGCGGCACGGACCGCAAGCGTTTGAAGACCATCATGGACAGCCTCTCCGTGCCGCAGGGCATGGGCGTTATTGTCCGCACCGCCGGGGCAAAGCGGACCAAAGCCGAGATTACGCGTGATTACAGCTATCTTTCACGTTTGTGGGACGAAATCCGCGACACGACGTTGAAATCGGTCGCACCTGCGCTGATTCACGAAGAAGGAAATCTGGTGAAACGGTCGATCCGCGACCTCTACAACAAGGATATCGAAGAAGTCCTCGTTCAGGGCGAGGAAGCCTACAAGACGGCCAAGGCCTTCATCAAGATGCTGATGCCGAGCCACGCCAAGTTCGTGAAAAAATATGATGACATGATCCCACTCTTTCTGCGGTTCGATGTCGAACGGCAGATCGAGAATAGTCTGGACGCGACGGTTCAGCTCAAGTCCGGCGGTTATCTGGTCATCCACCCGACCGAGGCGCTCGTCTCCGTCGATGTGAACTCCGGTCGCTCGACCAAGGAACGCAACGTCGAACGCACGGCATTGAAGACCAATCTCGAAGCCGCCGAAGAACTGGCGCGTCAGATGCGCTTGCGTGACCTGGCCGGATTGATCGTCGTCGACTTCATTGACATGGACGAAACCAAGAACAACAAAGCCGTCGAGCGGAAGATGAAGGACGTGCTATCGGGCGATCGCGCGCGCATCCAGACCTCGCGCATCAGCCAGTTCGGCCTGATGGAAATCAGCCGCCAGCGCCGTCGCCGCTCGCTCCTCGAAGGCAGCACAGCCGTCTGCAAGCATTGCGACGGCGTCGGCCGCAAGCGCACGGTCGAGTCAGCCGCGCTCGCCGCGATCCGCGCCGTCGAAGAGTTTGCCATCCGGGGCAAGGCGAAGAAGATCCGCCTGAAATGTCCGCCAGATGTGGCGCTCTACCTGCTCAATGAAAAACGCGACCTGCTGACCAAGGTCGATGAAAACGCCGACGTGTTCACGGTAGTGGAGCATGATGACACGCTCATCCGCCCAGCCTTCACGCTGGAAGTTGCCGAAAAACGCTCGGATGGTCGCAAGGATCCGCTCAAGGATATTGAGAAGGAATTGCGCGAGGAGAGCAAACGCTCCGAAAAGAACCAGGCTAAACCCAAGCCGGATCCTGACGAGGATGACGAGGAAGCTGACGTTGCAGAAGAGACGGCGGAAACACGCGAAGACGATGAGGACAGCAAACCTCGTCGCCGTCGCGGTCGCCGGGGTGGGCGCAACCGAAAGCGTCGTTCATCGAGCGATGACTCCAGATCGAAAGATGATCCAGACGATCAGGATAGCCAAGAAGAGGCCGACTCCGACGCAGAATCCGGTTCAGACGCCAAGTCTGATAGGGATGACGCCGATACCGAGAAGCCGAAACGCCGTCGCCGTCGTCGTTCGCCGGCTCGCAATTCCGACAACGACTCGTCTGACGAGAGCGACAAGGACGAAAAGCCGGACGCCGATGCGAATGATTCGGATGAAACAAAACCGACCGCAAGACGCCGCAGCTCGACTCGCAGAAAGGCACCCTCAAAGTCGGGGGCTGACAGGTCCGATTCCACCGATTCTGATGCGGCTGAGAAGACTGTCGCTTTCGATCAGGGCGCTTCCGATACGGACACGTCAAAGCCGTCGCGACGCCGTCGTGCGCCTGCAAAAGGGGGGACAGCCAAAGCGGGCACTCCGTCTAAAACCGACACGACGGATGAAGACGCGCCCAAGCCGAAGCGTCGCCGCAAGGCGCCCACTAAGACTCCTGCCAAGACTTCTGTCAAAGTAGAGGCCGAAGACGAATCTGATGACAAGGCCGAGACGACGCAACCAAAGCGTCGCCGCGCAGCCCCGAAACGCAAGGCAGAAATATCAGAGGAAACGACCGAAAAGCCACAGCCAAAGCGGCGTGCGCCTGCCAAGTCGAAGGCCAAACCTGACACCGAACAGGACGACGCAAAGGGCAATGCCAAACCGGTCCGTCGTCGTAAGGCTCCGGCCAAGTCGACTGCGAAGGCTCCAGAGAAGGCCCCCGCGAAAGTAGACGCCGATGCTTCGTCTGACGACAAGCCGAAGCCCCGCAGCCGCAAGGTCGCGCCGAAAAAGGCATCGACGGCAAAGACGGCATCTGCGCCAGCCGAACCGAAATCGGAGAGGTCCGCAAAGTCAGATGACAAGGACAGCGCGAACGTCAAACCAGCCCGTCGCCGACGCGCGCCAGCTCGCAAACCAGCCGTCGAAACAGCGCCCGTCGATCGTCCGTCAGACCCCGCGCCGGAGCCGTCGCCCACACCAGTCGCAAAGGACGCAGCGTCCCCGGCACGGCGGCGCAAGGCTCCACCGCGGCGCAAACGTGGCCTGATCGATCGCTTGATGGGCAAGGAATAG
- a CDS encoding N-acetylmuramoyl-L-alanine amidase family protein: MSLRAVIVAMLLTLLVLPAAAAPRYFENSAPYPRLKPEAATPLPLIVIDPGHGGRDPGAIGQGGLYEKTVTTSAANELKRLLESTGRYRVLLTRNSDIYVEHEDRIRLARERHADLFISIHADSTGSPSTRGASVYTIADRARNRSKRIVNSQNWIMDVDLAEQSDPVGDILVDLAQRSTETHSEAFANILLGNMDGKTRMVGNSHRRAGYFVLLAPDVPAILLELGFLSNAQDEKLLKTKAHRVKLMKAVRRSVDEYFTGPGRRG, encoded by the coding sequence ATGTCGTTGCGTGCTGTCATCGTCGCCATGCTTCTGACGCTGCTGGTCTTGCCGGCGGCTGCGGCACCGCGCTATTTCGAGAATTCTGCGCCTTATCCGCGTCTCAAACCCGAGGCGGCAACCCCGCTTCCGCTGATTGTCATCGATCCAGGGCATGGCGGACGCGACCCCGGGGCCATCGGGCAGGGCGGTCTTTATGAAAAGACGGTCACGACCTCGGCAGCGAACGAGTTGAAGCGTCTGCTCGAATCGACTGGGCGCTACCGGGTTCTGCTGACCCGCAACAGCGACATCTATGTCGAACATGAAGATCGCATCCGTCTGGCGCGCGAACGTCACGCCGATTTGTTCATATCCATTCACGCCGATTCGACAGGCAGCCCATCGACGCGTGGCGCCTCGGTCTACACAATTGCAGATCGGGCCCGCAATCGCAGCAAGCGCATTGTCAATAGTCAGAACTGGATCATGGATGTTGATCTGGCGGAGCAGAGCGACCCAGTCGGTGATATTCTGGTCGATCTGGCGCAGCGGAGTACGGAAACCCACTCGGAAGCCTTCGCCAACATCCTGCTGGGTAATATGGACGGGAAAACCCGAATGGTTGGTAATTCGCATCGCCGCGCGGGCTATTTCGTCCTGTTGGCGCCTGATGTCCCGGCGATCCTGCTGGAGCTGGGTTTTCTGTCCAACGCACAGGACGAAAAACTGCTGAAAACCAAAGCGCACCGGGTCAAACTGATGAAGGCCGTTCGCCGCTCGGTCGACGAATATTTCACGGGTCCGGGTCGGCGTGGCTGA